A window of Haliscomenobacter hydrossis DSM 1100 contains these coding sequences:
- a CDS encoding CPBP family intramembrane glutamic endopeptidase yields the protein MLAQKIQESIFFQGLYLLIKAAVFSILIFFAAMLVLMPIFSGFTNQDGLLFFISQIMINGLACLFLIKFLKINTLPKYPIVFKTSQIPFYVLLFVLFEILNDTICEFLPLPSFTNNEFIKQVDSRDISFLLTAVFIGPIIEEMIFRGLYMRYFLAKTSTNTAILYSSMLFAIVHVSPDQVIQTFLAGLLLGYLYVKTHSIFVPILVHIAHNALTYLYMSYGHSSFFDFLF from the coding sequence ATGCTTGCGCAAAAAATACAAGAGTCCATTTTTTTTCAGGGGTTATACCTCTTGATAAAAGCGGCGGTTTTTTCAATACTAATTTTCTTTGCTGCCATGTTGGTATTAATGCCTATATTCTCCGGCTTTACAAATCAAGATGGCTTATTATTTTTTATTTCACAAATAATGATAAATGGGCTTGCCTGTTTGTTTTTGATCAAATTTTTAAAAATAAATACCTTGCCAAAATATCCAATAGTCTTTAAAACAAGTCAAATTCCATTCTATGTTTTGTTGTTTGTTTTATTTGAAATATTGAATGATACAATATGTGAATTCTTACCATTACCCTCTTTCACTAATAATGAATTTATCAAGCAAGTAGACAGTAGGGATATTTCATTTTTATTGACTGCGGTTTTTATAGGTCCGATTATTGAAGAAATGATTTTCCGGGGACTTTATATGAGGTACTTTTTAGCCAAAACTTCGACCAATACAGCTATTTTGTATTCATCAATGTTGTTTGCGATTGTTCACGTCAGTCCAGATCAGGTAATTCAAACGTTTTTGGCGGGTCTGTTGCTGGGTTATCTATATGTCAAAACCCATTCGATTTTTGTCCCAATTCTGGTTCATATTGCACACAATGCCTTAACTTATTTGTACATGAGTTATGGCCACAGTTCATTTTTTGACTTTTTATTTTGA
- a CDS encoding HTH domain-containing protein, which translates to MMAIKQLDRLKRLDTLIHQGKTGAPDELARRLDLSRSQLYNILDELKDLGAPIEYDRSARSFYYRSTFRIVTVAYVEFITPQGAERIYGGKFVKNIERPRQLDGTTRYLYHQ; encoded by the coding sequence ATGATGGCCATCAAACAACTGGATCGTTTAAAAAGACTGGATACCCTGATCCATCAAGGCAAAACGGGGGCACCCGATGAACTGGCCCGCAGACTGGACTTGAGTCGCAGCCAATTGTACAATATCCTGGATGAACTGAAAGATCTGGGTGCCCCCATTGAATACGACCGCAGTGCGCGCAGCTTTTATTACCGCAGTACTTTCAGAATCGTAACGGTAGCCTATGTAGAGTTTATTACTCCACAGGGCGCAGAGCGCATTTATGGCGGAAAATTTGTGAAAAATATCGAACGTCCAAGGCAATTGGACGGAACCACCAGATATTTGTATCATCAATGA